From a region of the Argiope bruennichi chromosome 8, qqArgBrue1.1, whole genome shotgun sequence genome:
- the LOC129980762 gene encoding uncharacterized protein LOC129980762, producing the protein MDLSERGLPPSKYSRLSPDKSDNRSSRMLMNFVEEVKRKKPKNYRFHYEWESEFLFTMSNGKCTCLICHATVAISKKSNLRRHFTTMHKQFNSQYPENSSARAMKVVELKSAFPTSSLMDDCVTMGLSPTKPPSPAATTKYFDFFPSPECSDSPGKENCFTGSSYGCRINNSGLFDRLGDHLADEFEFLESTRILAWMLVIVVSLESSLS; encoded by the exons AT GGATCTCAGCGAGAGGGGCCTCCCTCCTTCGAAATACAGCAGATTAAGTCCAGATAAAAGCGATAATCGATCGTCTCGAA TGCTCATGAACTTCGTGGAAGAAGTGAAACGCAAGAAGCCCAAGAACTATCGTTTCCACTATGAGTGGGAGAGCGAATTCCTCTTCACCATGTCCAACGGCAAATGCACCTGCCTCATCTGCCACGCGACGGTGGCCATCAGCAAGAAGAGCAACCTCAGGAGGCACTTCACCACCATGCACAAGCAGTTCAACTCCCAATACCCGGAGAACTCGTCTGCCAGAGCCATGAAGGTGGTGGAACTTAAATCAGCCTTCCCTACGTCAAGCCTCATGGACGACTGCGTCACAATGGGGCTGTCACCCACCAAGCCACCAAGTCCAGCTGCCACCACCAAGTACTTCGATTTCTTCCCGTCGCCAGAG TGCAGTGACTCTCCTGGTAAGGAAAACTGTTTTACAGGTAGTTCTTACGGATGTCGGATCAATAACTCCGGCCTCTTCGACagacttggcgaccatttggcagaCGAATTTGAATTTCTAGAATCTACAAGAATCTTGGCTTGGATGCTAGTTATAGTGGTTTCTCTAGAATCTTCTTTGTCCtga